The Pseudarthrobacter sulfonivorans genome includes a window with the following:
- a CDS encoding LLM class flavin-dependent oxidoreductase gives MQRIGFLSFGHWGPGQGSRTRTAGEALRQGIELAVAAEELGIDGAFFRVHHFARQQASPFPLLAAIAARTGRIEIGTGVIDMRYENPLYMAEEAAATDLISRGRLQLGISRGSPEPARNGAAAFGHKPAEGETDADMAHQHTAQFRHAISGAGVAEADPRYAGGAIGLLPVQPQSPGLTERIWWGAGSRNTAVWAAGLGMNLMSSTLLTEDTGVPFDQLQAEQIQLFREAWAAAGHSHQPRVSVSRSILPIVDDEDSRYFAGSALRDSRDQVGVIDGLTARFGKTYAGAPDVLAEQLVADAAVQAADTLLVTVPNQLGVDFNAKMLGNIARYIAPAVGWTPARS, from the coding sequence ATGCAACGCATCGGATTCCTGTCCTTCGGCCACTGGGGCCCCGGCCAGGGCTCCCGCACCAGAACCGCCGGCGAGGCCCTGCGCCAGGGCATTGAGCTGGCGGTGGCCGCCGAGGAACTCGGAATCGACGGCGCCTTCTTCCGGGTGCACCATTTCGCCCGTCAGCAGGCGTCGCCCTTCCCGCTGCTGGCAGCCATCGCCGCACGGACCGGCCGGATAGAGATCGGCACCGGTGTCATCGACATGCGGTACGAAAATCCGCTGTACATGGCCGAGGAAGCCGCGGCCACGGATCTGATCAGCCGCGGCAGGCTGCAGCTGGGCATCAGCCGTGGTTCACCCGAGCCCGCCCGGAACGGGGCCGCTGCCTTCGGCCACAAACCGGCAGAAGGGGAGACCGACGCGGACATGGCCCACCAGCACACAGCCCAGTTCCGGCACGCCATCAGCGGCGCCGGCGTGGCCGAGGCGGACCCGCGTTACGCCGGCGGAGCCATCGGCCTGTTGCCGGTCCAACCGCAGTCGCCGGGCCTCACAGAGCGGATCTGGTGGGGCGCCGGAAGCCGCAACACCGCCGTGTGGGCGGCCGGCCTGGGCATGAACCTGATGAGCTCCACCCTGCTCACCGAGGACACCGGCGTCCCTTTCGACCAGCTGCAGGCGGAGCAAATCCAGCTCTTCCGGGAGGCCTGGGCCGCGGCAGGACACAGCCACCAGCCACGGGTCTCTGTCAGCCGGAGCATCCTGCCAATCGTGGACGACGAGGACAGCAGGTATTTTGCGGGCAGCGCGCTGCGGGACAGCCGGGACCAGGTGGGCGTCATCGACGGCCTCACGGCACGCTTTGGCAAGACCTATGCCGGCGCCCCGGATGTCCTGGCCGAACAGCTGGTGGCCGACGCCGCCGTCCAGGCCGCGGACACGCTGCTGGTGACTGTGCCCAACCAGTTGGGCGTTGACTTCAATGCCAAAATGCTGGGAAACATCGCCCGGTACATTGCGCCCGCCGTCGGCTGGACCCCGGCACGTTCCTGA
- a CDS encoding ferredoxin reductase, whose product MIRLRQLAQAASVLTTPLAPEDILALFNPVFSARQLRGVVTRVVQETAQSATIFFRPGRGWHSHLAGQWARIGVELDGVRHWRSYSLSAPAGKDPAITVTDVGAVSGTLVRTTKPGDVLFLAPPQGDFVLPEHPRPLLMVTAGSGITPVMSMIRTLVPRRPDADVVLVHSARTPGDSLFREELAELADQFPNFRLAHWYTGEQGRMDLTNTAELDEICPDWKERAAYACGPDSFLDDAEALWKQASLTAGAPGSDVALAGDPGNLMIERFNTTFAGGVGHDGGLVTFEASDREVDADGDTPLLDVGEDAGVLMPSGCRMGICHSCLTPLLAGQVRDLRTNEVHGEPGQLIQTCVSAAAGPVNLEL is encoded by the coding sequence ATGATCCGGCTACGTCAGCTGGCACAGGCGGCTTCCGTACTGACCACGCCATTGGCACCGGAAGATATTCTGGCGCTCTTTAACCCTGTCTTCTCGGCGCGCCAGCTGCGTGGAGTGGTGACCCGTGTGGTCCAGGAAACGGCACAGTCGGCCACCATCTTCTTCCGTCCCGGCCGCGGCTGGCATTCCCACCTGGCTGGTCAGTGGGCGCGCATCGGCGTTGAGCTGGACGGCGTCCGCCACTGGCGCTCGTATTCGCTGAGCGCCCCCGCCGGCAAGGACCCGGCCATCACCGTCACCGACGTCGGCGCCGTTTCCGGAACCCTGGTCCGGACCACCAAACCGGGCGACGTCCTTTTCCTGGCACCCCCGCAAGGCGACTTCGTCCTGCCCGAGCACCCCAGGCCGCTCCTGATGGTCACCGCCGGCAGCGGCATCACTCCGGTGATGTCCATGATCCGCACCCTTGTTCCCCGCCGCCCGGATGCCGACGTCGTCCTGGTGCACTCCGCCCGCACGCCCGGCGACAGCCTCTTCCGCGAGGAACTCGCCGAACTGGCTGACCAGTTCCCCAACTTCCGGCTGGCCCACTGGTACACCGGCGAACAGGGCCGGATGGACCTGACCAACACGGCCGAGCTCGATGAGATCTGCCCGGACTGGAAGGAACGGGCCGCTTACGCGTGCGGCCCGGACAGTTTCCTGGACGACGCCGAGGCCCTGTGGAAGCAGGCGTCCCTCACCGCCGGTGCCCCCGGCTCCGATGTTGCGCTCGCCGGCGATCCCGGCAACCTCATGATTGAGCGGTTCAACACCACCTTCGCCGGGGGTGTAGGGCACGACGGCGGCCTGGTCACCTTTGAGGCGTCGGACCGGGAAGTTGACGCCGACGGCGATACTCCGCTGCTCGACGTCGGCGAAGACGCCGGGGTGCTGATGCCCAGCGGCTGCCGGATGGGAATCTGCCACAGTTGCCTGACTCCGCTCCTGGCCGGACAGGTCCGTGACCTTCGCACCAACGAGGTCCACGGCGAACCCGGCCAACTAATCCAAACGTGTGTCTCGGCAGCCGCCGGACCCGTCAACCTCGAACTCTGA
- a CDS encoding fatty acid desaturase family protein, whose translation MSVVSESKKDSASSTAPTGAAKTRPGALAESGSPLVRPPAAAHLTDEQVAELGRELDAIRDDILAKRGASDAAYIRRVIKIQRGLEISGRAALLVSKNKAAWVTGTTLLSLAKILENMEIGHNVLHGQWDWMRDPDIHSTTWEWDFVTPSRSWQHTHNDLHHRWTNVVGKDNDVGYNLLRMDESQPWVPMNLGNPLYNAILAPLFEWGIAIYDLELNDFKEGKKSKEALLKDLKALGKKVVTQFTKDYAATPAVAMLTGSGKQALYGTLTANAVRNVWAHAVIFCGHFPEGTDTFSEEMVEGETRGDWYVRQMIGSANISGSKFMHLMTGNLSHQIEHHLFPDLPSNRYAEVAPLVREICERYGLKYTTGPLLKQVGSTWGKIFRLALPGKAARA comes from the coding sequence ATGTCAGTAGTTTCAGAAAGCAAGAAAGATTCCGCAAGCAGCACCGCCCCCACCGGAGCGGCAAAGACGCGCCCCGGAGCGCTGGCCGAGTCCGGCAGCCCCCTGGTGCGTCCACCTGCCGCAGCGCACCTTACCGACGAACAGGTAGCTGAGCTGGGCCGCGAACTCGACGCGATCCGCGACGATATCCTCGCCAAGCGCGGCGCGTCCGATGCCGCCTACATCCGGCGCGTAATCAAGATCCAGCGCGGGCTGGAAATCTCGGGCCGGGCGGCTCTCCTGGTGAGCAAGAACAAGGCAGCTTGGGTCACCGGAACCACGCTCCTGAGCCTGGCGAAGATCCTCGAAAACATGGAGATCGGGCACAACGTGCTCCATGGCCAGTGGGACTGGATGCGGGACCCGGATATCCACTCCACCACGTGGGAGTGGGACTTCGTCACCCCGTCGCGCTCCTGGCAGCATACCCACAATGACCTGCACCACCGCTGGACCAATGTGGTGGGCAAGGACAACGACGTCGGGTACAACCTCCTGCGCATGGACGAGAGCCAGCCGTGGGTGCCCATGAACCTGGGCAACCCGCTGTACAACGCGATCCTGGCACCCCTTTTCGAGTGGGGCATTGCCATCTACGACCTCGAGCTGAACGATTTCAAAGAGGGCAAGAAGTCCAAGGAAGCCCTGCTCAAGGACCTCAAGGCGCTGGGCAAGAAGGTGGTCACTCAGTTCACCAAGGACTACGCGGCCACTCCTGCCGTCGCCATGCTCACCGGCTCAGGCAAGCAGGCCCTCTACGGCACGCTGACGGCCAACGCCGTCCGCAACGTCTGGGCGCACGCGGTCATCTTCTGCGGCCACTTCCCCGAAGGCACGGACACCTTCAGCGAGGAAATGGTGGAAGGCGAAACCCGCGGGGACTGGTACGTCCGCCAGATGATTGGTTCCGCCAACATCTCCGGGTCCAAGTTCATGCACCTGATGACCGGCAACCTGTCGCACCAGATCGAGCACCACCTCTTCCCGGACCTGCCGTCCAACCGGTACGCCGAGGTTGCGCCGCTGGTCCGAGAAATCTGCGAGCGCTACGGCCTGAAGTACACCACGGGTCCCCTGCTGAAGCAGGTTGGATCGACCTGGGGCAAGATCTTTAGGCTGGCACTGCCGGGCAAGGCTGCCAGGGCTTGA
- a CDS encoding alpha/beta fold hydrolase produces the protein MAFVTVGTENSTDTELYYEDHGSGQPVVLIHGYPLDGSSWEKQTTALLEAGYRVITYDRRGFGKSSKTTSGYDYDTFAADLKTLLESLDVNNAVLVGFSMGTGEVARYLSTYGSARVARAVFLGSLEPFVLKTEDNPEGVPQDVFDGLTEAVTADRYAFFTQFFKNFYNSDTFLGTPRLSQEVLDASWKIAAGAGATASVAAQPTWLTDFRGDIPRIDVPALIVHGTEDNILPIDVTGRRFAKALPSAEYVEIDGAPHGLLWTHAAEVNEALLAFLKKQTG, from the coding sequence ATGGCATTCGTCACCGTTGGAACCGAGAACAGCACCGATACCGAGCTCTACTACGAAGACCATGGGAGCGGCCAGCCCGTTGTCCTGATCCACGGCTACCCGCTGGACGGATCCTCCTGGGAAAAGCAGACCACCGCCCTTCTGGAGGCCGGCTACCGCGTGATCACCTACGACCGCCGCGGCTTCGGCAAGTCCAGCAAGACCACCAGCGGCTACGACTACGACACGTTCGCCGCCGACCTCAAAACCCTCCTGGAATCGCTGGACGTCAACAACGCCGTGCTGGTGGGCTTCTCCATGGGTACCGGCGAGGTTGCCCGTTACCTGAGCACGTATGGCTCCGCCCGGGTGGCCCGCGCAGTGTTCCTCGGATCGCTGGAACCGTTCGTCCTGAAAACCGAGGACAACCCGGAAGGCGTACCGCAGGACGTTTTTGACGGGCTCACCGAAGCCGTCACCGCGGACCGGTACGCGTTCTTCACGCAATTCTTCAAGAACTTCTACAACTCGGACACGTTCCTGGGCACGCCGCGGCTCAGCCAGGAAGTCCTGGACGCCAGCTGGAAAATCGCCGCAGGAGCCGGCGCCACCGCTTCAGTCGCCGCGCAGCCCACCTGGCTGACCGATTTCCGCGGCGACATCCCCCGGATCGATGTCCCCGCGCTGATTGTCCACGGCACCGAGGACAACATCCTCCCCATCGACGTCACCGGCCGCCGGTTCGCCAAGGCCCTGCCGTCGGCGGAGTATGTGGAGATCGACGGCGCCCCGCACGGGCTGCTGTGGACGCACGCCGCGGAAGTCAACGAAGCCCTGCTCGCCTTCCTGAAGAAGCAGACCGGGTAA
- a CDS encoding arginase family protein, whose amino-acid sequence MIAILSAPSNLGLRPPRRGSVPGTAKAPEALREAGLFKRLAQVGAIDAGVVLPGRYVDDDTTRSAGHVRNEAAMAEHAHRLADRLAGVIETGNTPLVVGGDCSLLLGIGLALSRCGRTGLVHVDGHTDFRHPGNSEECASVAGEDLAAAVGLHWPAIANMDGFGPYFPTARTVHIGHRDDDAEASEARRKLGLVVSAQEALAQTPDAIAAAALAVAGAGYWLQIDVDVLDPSVMPAVDSPAPGGFAANELTELLAQLAPWAIGASVTVFDPDLDPDGRYSRVVTDVIADGLARLGVAAWPPHSQ is encoded by the coding sequence GTGATTGCAATCCTGTCTGCACCAAGTAACCTCGGCCTGCGGCCTCCAAGACGCGGCAGTGTGCCCGGCACAGCCAAAGCACCCGAGGCCCTAAGAGAAGCCGGTCTATTCAAGCGGCTCGCACAAGTGGGGGCGATTGACGCTGGCGTAGTCCTTCCAGGTCGGTACGTCGATGACGACACCACTCGTTCGGCTGGCCATGTTCGCAACGAGGCTGCGATGGCCGAGCACGCCCATCGACTTGCCGATCGTCTGGCGGGTGTTATCGAAACGGGAAACACTCCGTTGGTGGTCGGCGGAGATTGCAGCCTCCTACTCGGAATCGGCCTCGCTCTCTCGCGGTGCGGCCGGACTGGCCTGGTTCATGTAGACGGCCACACTGACTTTCGGCACCCTGGCAACAGCGAGGAGTGCGCTAGCGTCGCCGGTGAAGACCTTGCCGCTGCCGTTGGCCTGCACTGGCCAGCAATCGCGAATATGGACGGATTCGGGCCGTACTTCCCCACTGCTCGTACCGTCCACATAGGGCACCGAGACGATGATGCAGAGGCTTCCGAAGCGCGTCGGAAACTGGGCCTCGTGGTCTCCGCTCAAGAAGCCCTTGCCCAGACGCCGGACGCCATCGCCGCTGCAGCTCTTGCAGTTGCGGGCGCTGGCTACTGGCTGCAGATCGACGTCGACGTACTCGATCCCAGCGTGATGCCAGCCGTAGACAGTCCCGCCCCAGGAGGATTCGCCGCGAATGAACTGACGGAACTTCTGGCTCAGCTCGCCCCATGGGCCATCGGGGCGTCAGTGACCGTGTTCGACCCTGACCTCGACCCCGACGGACGGTACTCCCGCGTAGTTACCGACGTCATTGCGGACGGTCTCGCGCGATTAGGTGTGGCTGCCTGGCCTCCCCACTCCCAGTAA
- a CDS encoding carbohydrate-binding domain-containing protein translates to MNRFRTALSVTALALAVGLAGCSAAGTATGTSITGTTSTGSTSNSSTTSGTAQAAVSLDTLAADTHYDADDLTWDAAAEVAVTLAGDASSVASGTSSDAVTVDGDTVTISAAGTYRLSGSLSDGQVVVAAGEEDVVRIILDGADISSSTGSPFVVQSANEAIVFLEDGTSNSLSDPSTYTDTAEDAPNAALYSMADLTIAGTGSLSVDGNFNDGISSKDGLVLAAGNVTVNATDDGIVGKDYAVLLDGAYQVTAGDDGFKSDNEEDEGRGWVLINGGTLNVSAVDDGIKAFNTLTIAAGVTTVAKSEEGLEAQHIVMSGGTASVTANDDGVNASGGASTSTSAQGGMGGGGGEMAVGDYTVDITGGSLTINAQGDGLDSNGNASISGGTVVVNGPTNSGNGALDVNGELTVTGGTVAAAGSVGMVVTPGTSSTQSGVQVTLGSSVPAGTVVQIADSSGTVVGAFVTTKTTASLVFSSAAITEGEEYTVYTGGTATVSAGVGEGSLDGADQVGTVTAGEYTAAQGPGGGGGFGARP, encoded by the coding sequence ATGAACCGCTTCCGCACTGCTCTGTCCGTCACCGCCCTCGCCCTCGCCGTTGGGCTGGCCGGCTGCTCCGCCGCCGGCACCGCCACGGGAACGTCCATCACCGGGACCACCTCCACCGGCAGCACCTCCAACTCGTCCACCACGTCCGGCACGGCCCAGGCCGCGGTTTCCCTGGACACCCTCGCCGCCGACACACACTACGACGCCGACGACCTCACCTGGGACGCGGCCGCCGAAGTAGCCGTGACCCTGGCGGGCGACGCCAGCAGCGTTGCCTCCGGGACGTCGTCGGACGCTGTAACGGTCGACGGCGACACCGTCACCATCAGCGCGGCCGGCACCTACCGCCTGAGCGGCTCGCTGTCCGACGGCCAGGTGGTGGTGGCCGCAGGCGAGGAGGACGTGGTGCGCATCATCCTGGACGGCGCCGACATCTCCAGCTCCACCGGCTCGCCGTTTGTGGTGCAGAGCGCCAATGAGGCCATTGTTTTCCTTGAGGACGGCACGTCCAACTCGCTGAGCGACCCGTCCACCTACACGGACACCGCCGAGGACGCCCCGAACGCGGCACTCTACTCCATGGCCGATCTCACCATCGCCGGCACCGGCTCGCTGAGTGTGGACGGCAACTTCAACGACGGCATCTCCTCCAAGGACGGGCTTGTGCTGGCCGCCGGCAACGTCACCGTGAACGCCACCGACGACGGCATCGTGGGCAAGGACTACGCGGTCCTGCTCGACGGCGCCTACCAGGTGACCGCCGGCGACGACGGCTTCAAGTCGGACAACGAGGAGGACGAAGGCCGCGGCTGGGTCCTCATCAACGGCGGCACCCTGAACGTCAGCGCGGTGGACGATGGCATCAAGGCCTTCAACACGCTCACCATCGCCGCCGGCGTCACCACGGTGGCCAAATCCGAGGAGGGCCTGGAGGCCCAGCACATCGTGATGTCCGGCGGCACGGCCAGCGTCACCGCGAACGACGACGGTGTGAACGCCTCGGGCGGGGCCTCCACCTCCACTTCGGCCCAGGGCGGAATGGGCGGGGGCGGCGGCGAGATGGCCGTGGGCGACTACACCGTGGACATCACCGGCGGCTCGCTGACCATCAACGCGCAGGGCGACGGGCTGGACTCCAACGGCAACGCCAGCATCTCCGGCGGCACTGTCGTCGTCAACGGCCCCACCAACTCCGGCAACGGGGCGCTGGACGTCAACGGCGAACTGACCGTCACCGGCGGCACCGTGGCAGCGGCGGGAAGCGTGGGCATGGTGGTCACGCCGGGCACCTCATCGACGCAGTCCGGCGTGCAGGTCACGCTCGGGTCATCGGTTCCGGCCGGCACCGTGGTGCAGATCGCTGACTCCAGCGGCACTGTGGTGGGTGCTTTCGTGACCACCAAGACGACGGCGTCGCTAGTGTTCTCCTCGGCAGCGATCACTGAAGGCGAGGAGTACACCGTCTACACCGGCGGCACGGCCACGGTCAGCGCCGGAGTAGGCGAGGGCTCCCTGGACGGCGCCGATCAGGTGGGCACCGTGACCGCCGGCGAGTACACCGCGGCCCAGGGCCCGGGCGGCGGAGGCGGCTTCGGCGCCCGCCCCTAA
- a CDS encoding polyphosphate polymerase domain-containing protein, with product MNAPAGVVSSLSGLPAVGLDELNTEAALQTRVDRKYVVPEDVAQELLATFDAEVRVLEMDGSRCFAYDSVYFDTAQLDSYRLAAHGRRRRYKVRTRTYVDSAISFLEVKTEGAREATVKERIPYELTDRARLTAEGLHYVHETLAAAVGGAPDGALGPVLETRYHRTTLYLPESGSRATIDTDVTWQRPGEQAWVLDGAVILETKSGSASGPLDRHLWAHGIRPSRISKFATGMAALCPDLPANRWNRTLRRTMNLRPAA from the coding sequence GTGAACGCCCCCGCAGGCGTCGTCAGCAGCCTCAGCGGACTGCCGGCCGTGGGGCTGGACGAACTGAACACCGAAGCCGCGCTGCAGACCCGGGTGGACCGCAAGTACGTGGTCCCCGAGGACGTGGCCCAGGAGCTCCTGGCCACGTTCGATGCCGAGGTCCGGGTCCTGGAGATGGACGGCTCCCGCTGCTTCGCCTACGACTCCGTCTACTTCGATACCGCGCAGCTGGACAGTTACCGCCTGGCCGCCCACGGCCGGCGGCGCCGCTACAAGGTCCGCACCAGGACCTATGTGGACAGCGCCATCAGCTTCCTGGAGGTCAAAACCGAAGGCGCCCGCGAAGCCACCGTCAAGGAACGCATCCCCTACGAGCTCACGGACCGTGCCCGGCTGACCGCGGAAGGCCTGCACTACGTCCACGAAACCCTCGCCGCCGCGGTGGGCGGGGCGCCGGACGGAGCCCTCGGGCCGGTCCTCGAAACCCGCTACCACCGCACCACGCTTTACCTGCCGGAATCCGGCAGCCGGGCCACCATCGATACCGACGTCACCTGGCAGCGGCCCGGCGAGCAGGCCTGGGTCCTGGACGGCGCCGTGATCCTGGAAACCAAGTCCGGCTCGGCCTCCGGCCCGCTGGACCGGCACCTCTGGGCCCACGGGATCCGGCCCTCCAGGATCTCGAAGTTCGCCACCGGCATGGCCGCGCTCTGCCCGGACCTGCCAGCCAACCGCTGGAACCGCACGCTCCGCCGCACCATGAACCTCCGCCCCGCCGCCTGA
- a CDS encoding DUF4956 domain-containing protein: MTSLIFIAADLAAISILTFVLYLRRHRRRDLVVSYLGMNMGVLAVATALSGSAAGLGLGLGLFGVLSIIRLRSTELAQHEVAYYFSALALGLIAGLGIEPVWLTASLMGLILLVMFIGDHPRVLPAHRHQTVILDRALAEDGELYARLEEVLHGKVHSATVQELDLVNDKTIVDVRYAYTPAAAPAAVAYLPAMTTAAPRHAVPAPPVPFPAEEPVPTSSAPVRAAETERAAEPVHASAGAA; encoded by the coding sequence ATGACTTCCCTCATTTTCATCGCCGCAGACCTCGCGGCCATCAGCATCCTTACGTTCGTCCTCTACCTTCGCCGCCACCGGCGCCGCGACCTGGTGGTCTCGTACCTGGGCATGAACATGGGCGTCCTGGCCGTGGCCACCGCGCTGTCAGGCTCCGCGGCCGGGCTCGGCCTGGGACTTGGCCTCTTCGGCGTCCTGTCCATCATCCGGCTCCGGTCCACCGAGCTGGCCCAGCACGAGGTGGCCTACTACTTCTCGGCCCTGGCACTTGGCCTGATTGCCGGCCTCGGCATTGAACCCGTCTGGCTCACTGCCTCGCTGATGGGCCTGATCCTGCTGGTGATGTTCATCGGGGACCACCCTCGCGTGCTGCCCGCCCACCGGCACCAGACGGTGATTCTGGACCGGGCCCTGGCCGAAGACGGCGAACTGTACGCACGGCTCGAGGAAGTCCTGCACGGCAAGGTCCACTCCGCCACCGTCCAGGAACTGGACCTGGTCAACGACAAAACCATCGTGGACGTCCGCTACGCCTACACCCCCGCGGCCGCCCCGGCAGCCGTGGCGTACCTTCCGGCCATGACGACGGCGGCGCCCCGGCACGCAGTACCGGCACCTCCGGTGCCGTTCCCCGCAGAGGAACCGGTGCCGACGTCGTCCGCTCCCGTCCGTGCGGCAGAAACCGAGCGTGCAGCAGAACCCGTCCATGCCTCTGCCGGTGCGGCGTGA
- a CDS encoding lytic transglycosylase domain-containing protein: protein MLQLKRLAVFCVFAICVITAVSFWALGQSGADARGALPPPPRSEAKLETPATGLTTAVNITRNADAEWLNLAAAQTGIPARALRAYVGAASAANHSAPTCGIGWNTVAAIGFIESAHGAYGGGSLTPAGQASGPIVGPSLDGNGFAAIADTDDGVLDGDARWDRAVGPMQFIPSTWELAGRDGNGDGEADPFNIDDAALSAAGYLCAHGPDLTAANGWTEAIYSYNQSDSYVDQVRRQATSYAEKTGTTG, encoded by the coding sequence GTGCTCCAACTCAAACGCCTTGCGGTTTTCTGCGTGTTCGCGATTTGCGTCATCACCGCGGTGTCATTCTGGGCGCTCGGGCAGTCCGGCGCGGACGCCCGCGGGGCTCTTCCTCCTCCGCCACGGTCGGAGGCGAAACTCGAAACGCCCGCCACCGGCCTTACAACTGCCGTGAATATCACTCGGAACGCGGACGCTGAGTGGCTCAACCTGGCTGCCGCACAAACCGGTATACCCGCCCGCGCGCTTCGGGCCTACGTGGGTGCGGCCAGCGCGGCCAATCATTCCGCTCCGACGTGTGGGATCGGCTGGAATACGGTGGCGGCGATCGGCTTCATCGAATCCGCCCACGGAGCTTACGGCGGCGGAAGCCTGACCCCCGCAGGGCAGGCGAGTGGACCAATTGTCGGCCCGAGCCTGGACGGCAACGGATTCGCCGCCATCGCTGATACAGACGACGGCGTCCTGGATGGCGACGCTCGCTGGGACCGCGCCGTAGGACCCATGCAGTTCATCCCCTCCACCTGGGAGCTTGCGGGACGAGACGGGAACGGTGACGGAGAAGCGGATCCCTTCAACATCGACGATGCCGCCCTCAGCGCTGCCGGTTACTTATGCGCTCATGGCCCCGACCTCACCGCCGCGAACGGATGGACTGAGGCCATCTACTCCTACAACCAGTCCGATTCCTACGTGGACCAGGTGCGCCGCCAGGCCACCTCCTACGCCGAGAAGACGGGCACCACCGGATAA
- a CDS encoding bifunctional glycosyltransferase family 2/GtrA family protein, which produces MIILIPAYEPDQQLPALIRSIRETKPWATVVVVDDGSGPEYKAVFDGVKALGCHVIGYARNRGKGFALKTGFGFIADHLPGRNVVCADSDGQHTIVDILRVAAAVQPGSPAMVLGTRNFNGNVPARSRFGNSATRLLFTLATGERISDTQTGLRGYPASMLPWLRSVRGERYEYELNLLLEAKPAGYAITTVDIATVYLDHNSASHFRPVADSVRIYAPLLKFLASSFAAFLVDTVVFLLLTLVTDSLLVAVVGARVVSSAVNFLVNRRVVFQHGRDRPAAAAGVRYFGLVLVLLATNYGLISALDSLSVAALPAKILAEIALLAVSYVVQQRFLFSRNAAGNTARSAAREAQNQTLDLSRGHHPGKLRR; this is translated from the coding sequence ATGATCATCCTGATCCCGGCGTACGAGCCGGACCAGCAGCTGCCCGCCCTGATCCGTTCCATCCGCGAAACCAAGCCGTGGGCCACCGTGGTGGTGGTTGATGACGGCAGCGGGCCTGAGTACAAGGCCGTGTTCGACGGCGTCAAGGCCCTCGGGTGCCACGTCATCGGGTACGCCCGCAACCGGGGAAAGGGCTTCGCGCTGAAGACCGGGTTCGGGTTCATCGCCGACCACCTCCCGGGCCGCAACGTGGTGTGTGCCGACAGCGACGGCCAGCACACCATCGTGGACATCCTGCGTGTGGCGGCCGCAGTCCAGCCCGGCTCACCGGCCATGGTCCTGGGAACCCGGAACTTCAACGGTAACGTCCCGGCCCGCAGCAGATTCGGCAACAGCGCCACCCGGCTGCTGTTCACCCTGGCCACCGGCGAGCGCATTTCCGACACCCAGACAGGCCTCCGCGGCTACCCGGCGTCCATGCTCCCGTGGCTGCGGTCCGTCCGTGGTGAGCGTTACGAATACGAACTGAACCTCCTGCTGGAAGCCAAACCGGCCGGCTATGCGATCACCACCGTGGACATCGCCACGGTCTATTTGGACCACAATTCGGCGTCCCATTTCCGGCCGGTGGCGGACTCTGTCCGCATCTACGCGCCGCTGCTGAAGTTCCTGGCGTCCTCCTTCGCGGCGTTCCTCGTGGATACCGTGGTATTCCTACTCCTGACGCTGGTGACCGACTCGCTGCTGGTGGCAGTGGTGGGAGCCCGGGTCGTAAGCTCCGCGGTGAACTTCCTGGTCAACCGCCGCGTGGTGTTCCAGCACGGCCGGGACAGACCTGCCGCCGCTGCCGGGGTGCGCTACTTCGGCCTGGTTCTTGTCCTCCTGGCCACCAACTACGGCCTCATCTCTGCCCTGGACTCGCTCTCCGTGGCCGCCCTGCCGGCAAAGATCCTGGCCGAAATCGCGCTCCTGGCCGTCAGCTATGTAGTGCAGCAGCGGTTCCTTTTCTCCAGGAACGCAGCGGGGAACACGGCCAGAAGCGCCGCACGGGAGGCTCAGAACCAGACTCTGGACCTGAGCCGCGGCCACCACCCCGGGAAGTTGCGCCGGTAG